A section of the Schistosoma haematobium chromosome ZW, whole genome shotgun sequence genome encodes:
- a CDS encoding hypothetical protein (EggNog:ENOG410VIM2~COG:S) — MVHLPYVNGILNLMGRSTTGQSSPMIEVKPSFCWDSMLVRLAGFSGALAVIASAYGAHGFKDEQDKQRQIFKTGAYYHLVHSVALLTTPLFRRPVLSATLFATGTLLFSGSCYYVALTGDDRFSRIAPIGGMTLVFAWLSLVF; from the exons ATGGTACACCTGCCTTACGTTAATGGGATATTAAACCTCATGGGTCGCAGTACAACTGGTCAATCTAGTCCtatgattgaagttaaaccgtCATTTTGTTGGGATTCAATGTTGGTACGACTAGCTGGATTCTCTGGGGCATTGGCTGTTATTGCGAGCGCTTATGGTGCTCATG GCTTCAAAGATGAACAAGATAAACAAAGACAAATTTTCAAAACTGGGGCTTATTATCATTTGGTTCATTCGGTGGCTTTGCTAACCACGCCTTTATTCAGACGTCCTGTTTTG TCTGCTACTCTTTTCGCCACTGGAACTCTACTATTCTCTGGTTCATGCTATTATGTGGCTCTAACTGGAGATGATCGATTTTCTAGAATAGCACCTATTGGTGGCATGACCCTTGTGTTCGCCTGGCTTTCTTTGGTTTTCTAA